From Phragmites australis chromosome 5, lpPhrAust1.1, whole genome shotgun sequence, a single genomic window includes:
- the LOC133919409 gene encoding uncharacterized protein LOC133919409 isoform X2, with amino-acid sequence MATAATAVVPDGRRWSKGAGSSSPVTTAIFLFFFVVMIGVLVSVRWITTTAILTTTQTTSIPAIPATPAPKRPTYSISCSAPPLPRDPDIPSNISQTLSLALSPNSTSTCAAVPDPPPLPATPPPAANASSCPSYFRFIHEDLHPWRAAGGITRAMVDRARATANFRLVVIRGRAYVERIAPAFQTRDLFTIWGILQLLRRYPGRVPDLDLMFDCVDWPVVHANQYEGENATVMPPVFRYCGDNDTLDVVFPDWSFWGWPEINIKPWDALQKELDSGNKRVKWSDREPYAYWKGNPDVAATRQELVKCNVSSKQEWNARIYKQDWIKEIKAGYKQSDLASQCTHRYKIYIEGSAWSVSEKYILACDSMTLVVTPKYYDFYSRVLMPMQHYWPVQDDNKCSSIKHAVDWGNSHEQKAQRIGKQASNFIQQELSMDYVYDYMFHLLTEYAKLLRFKPTKPPEAVEVCPESLACQAVGREKKFMEDSMVRSAKDAGPCDLPPPFSTEEFKALQRRKDKSMKQIETWEQKASKPVDSKP; translated from the exons ATGGCTACGGCAGCGACCGCTGTGGTCCCGGACGGTCGGCGGTGGAGCAAGGGTGCGGGCTCTTCGTCGCCGGTGACGACGGccatctttctcttcttcttcgtcgTCATGATCGGTGTCCTCGTGTCCGTCCGTTGGATCACCACCACC GCAATCCTGACCACGACGCAGACCACCTCCATCCCGGCCATCCCCGCCACACCGGCGCCGAAGCGCCCGACCTATTCCATCTCCTGTTCGGCACCGCCGCTCCCACGCGACCCGGACATCCCCAGCAACATCTCTCAGACCCTCTCCCTGGCGCTCTCTCCCAACTCCACCTCCACTTGCGCCGCCGTCCCCGACCCGCCGCCCCTCCCGGCCaccccgccgcccgccgccaaCGCCTCCTCCTGTCCCTCCTACTTCCGCTTCATTCACGAGGACCTCCACCCATGGCGCGCCGCGGGGGGCATCACCCGCGCGATGGTCGACCGCGCCCGCGCCACCGCCAACTTCCGCCTCGTCGTGATCCGCGGCCGCGCCTACGTCGAGCGCATCGCGCCGGCCTTCCAAACGCGCGACCTCTTCACCATCTGGGGCATCCTCCAGCTGCTCCGCCGCTACCCCGGCCGCGTGCCAGATCTCGATCTCATGTTCGACTGCGTCGACTGGCCCGTCGTACACGCCAACCAATACGAGGGGGAGAACGCCACCGTCATGCCGCCGGTCTTCCGGTACTGCGGCGACAACGACACTCTCGACGTCGTCTTCCCGGACTGGTCCTTCTGGGGCTG GCCTGAGATCAACATAAAGCCATGGGATGCTCTGCAGAAGGAATTGGACAGTGGCAACAAGAGAGTGAAATGGTCGGATAGAGAACCTTATGCTTACTGGAAAGGGAATCCAGATGTTGCAGCTACAAGGCAAGAGCTGGTTAAGTGTAATGTCTCCAGTAAGCAAGAATGGAATGCACGGATTTACAAACAG GATTGGATCAAAGAGATCAAGGCAGGATACAAACAGTCTGATTTGGCTAGTCAATGCACCCACag GTACAAGATTTATATTGAAGGATCAGCATGGTCAGTCAGTGAGAAGTATATTCTAGCTTGCGATTCGATGACACTAGTGGTTACACCAAAATACTATGATTTCTATTCGCGGGTGCTGATGCCCATGCAGCATTATTGGCCAGTTCAGGATGACAATAAGTGTAGCTCCATAAAGCACGCTGTTGATTGGGGCAATTCACACGAGCAAAag GCACAAAGAATAGGAAAGCAAGCAAGCAACTTCATTCAACAAGAACTTAGTATGGACTATGTATACGATTACATGTTTCACCTCTTAACTGAGTATGCCAAGCTCCTAAGAttcaaaccaaccaaaccacctGAAGCTGTTGAGGTCTGTCCCGAATCTTTGGCTTGCCAAGCTGTAGGCCGCGAGAAGAAGTTCATGGAGGACTCCATGGTGAGGTCTGCCAAGGATGCTGGCCCATGTGATCTGCCTCCTCCTTTCAGCACCGAGGAATTCAAAGCACTGCAGCGTAGGAAGGATAAATCAATGAAGCAGATCGAAACATGGGAGCAAAAAGCTTCCAAGCCCGTGGATAGCAAGCCCTGA
- the LOC133919409 gene encoding uncharacterized protein LOC133919409 isoform X1, translating into MATAATAVVPDGRRWSKGAGSSSPVTTAIFLFFFVVMIGVLVSVRWITTTTHLSITNLDQWHSKPAILTTTQTTSIPAIPATPAPKRPTYSISCSAPPLPRDPDIPSNISQTLSLALSPNSTSTCAAVPDPPPLPATPPPAANASSCPSYFRFIHEDLHPWRAAGGITRAMVDRARATANFRLVVIRGRAYVERIAPAFQTRDLFTIWGILQLLRRYPGRVPDLDLMFDCVDWPVVHANQYEGENATVMPPVFRYCGDNDTLDVVFPDWSFWGWPEINIKPWDALQKELDSGNKRVKWSDREPYAYWKGNPDVAATRQELVKCNVSSKQEWNARIYKQDWIKEIKAGYKQSDLASQCTHRYKIYIEGSAWSVSEKYILACDSMTLVVTPKYYDFYSRVLMPMQHYWPVQDDNKCSSIKHAVDWGNSHEQKAQRIGKQASNFIQQELSMDYVYDYMFHLLTEYAKLLRFKPTKPPEAVEVCPESLACQAVGREKKFMEDSMVRSAKDAGPCDLPPPFSTEEFKALQRRKDKSMKQIETWEQKASKPVDSKP; encoded by the exons ATGGCTACGGCAGCGACCGCTGTGGTCCCGGACGGTCGGCGGTGGAGCAAGGGTGCGGGCTCTTCGTCGCCGGTGACGACGGccatctttctcttcttcttcgtcgTCATGATCGGTGTCCTCGTGTCCGTCCGTTGGATCACCACCACC ACTCATCTATCAATCACCAATCTGGATCAGTGGCACTCAAAGCCG GCAATCCTGACCACGACGCAGACCACCTCCATCCCGGCCATCCCCGCCACACCGGCGCCGAAGCGCCCGACCTATTCCATCTCCTGTTCGGCACCGCCGCTCCCACGCGACCCGGACATCCCCAGCAACATCTCTCAGACCCTCTCCCTGGCGCTCTCTCCCAACTCCACCTCCACTTGCGCCGCCGTCCCCGACCCGCCGCCCCTCCCGGCCaccccgccgcccgccgccaaCGCCTCCTCCTGTCCCTCCTACTTCCGCTTCATTCACGAGGACCTCCACCCATGGCGCGCCGCGGGGGGCATCACCCGCGCGATGGTCGACCGCGCCCGCGCCACCGCCAACTTCCGCCTCGTCGTGATCCGCGGCCGCGCCTACGTCGAGCGCATCGCGCCGGCCTTCCAAACGCGCGACCTCTTCACCATCTGGGGCATCCTCCAGCTGCTCCGCCGCTACCCCGGCCGCGTGCCAGATCTCGATCTCATGTTCGACTGCGTCGACTGGCCCGTCGTACACGCCAACCAATACGAGGGGGAGAACGCCACCGTCATGCCGCCGGTCTTCCGGTACTGCGGCGACAACGACACTCTCGACGTCGTCTTCCCGGACTGGTCCTTCTGGGGCTG GCCTGAGATCAACATAAAGCCATGGGATGCTCTGCAGAAGGAATTGGACAGTGGCAACAAGAGAGTGAAATGGTCGGATAGAGAACCTTATGCTTACTGGAAAGGGAATCCAGATGTTGCAGCTACAAGGCAAGAGCTGGTTAAGTGTAATGTCTCCAGTAAGCAAGAATGGAATGCACGGATTTACAAACAG GATTGGATCAAAGAGATCAAGGCAGGATACAAACAGTCTGATTTGGCTAGTCAATGCACCCACag GTACAAGATTTATATTGAAGGATCAGCATGGTCAGTCAGTGAGAAGTATATTCTAGCTTGCGATTCGATGACACTAGTGGTTACACCAAAATACTATGATTTCTATTCGCGGGTGCTGATGCCCATGCAGCATTATTGGCCAGTTCAGGATGACAATAAGTGTAGCTCCATAAAGCACGCTGTTGATTGGGGCAATTCACACGAGCAAAag GCACAAAGAATAGGAAAGCAAGCAAGCAACTTCATTCAACAAGAACTTAGTATGGACTATGTATACGATTACATGTTTCACCTCTTAACTGAGTATGCCAAGCTCCTAAGAttcaaaccaaccaaaccacctGAAGCTGTTGAGGTCTGTCCCGAATCTTTGGCTTGCCAAGCTGTAGGCCGCGAGAAGAAGTTCATGGAGGACTCCATGGTGAGGTCTGCCAAGGATGCTGGCCCATGTGATCTGCCTCCTCCTTTCAGCACCGAGGAATTCAAAGCACTGCAGCGTAGGAAGGATAAATCAATGAAGCAGATCGAAACATGGGAGCAAAAAGCTTCCAAGCCCGTGGATAGCAAGCCCTGA